A stretch of Gossypium hirsutum isolate 1008001.06 chromosome A06, Gossypium_hirsutum_v2.1, whole genome shotgun sequence DNA encodes these proteins:
- the LOC121230589 gene encoding uncharacterized protein isoform X4: protein MLWRLEMALWGKNADSRHASKNQDKISGDAEFKQNKTLPAEKQIVTANPEINAEHTYCTLIAENFATALPQILVVQGFSLLLVLIAISF from the exons ATGTTGTGGAGACTGGAGATGGCTCTTTGGGGTAAG AATGCAGATTCAAGACATGCAAGCAAGAATCAAGACAAAATTTCAG GTGATGCGGAGTTCAAACAGAATAAAACTCTGCCAGCTGAAAAGCAGATTGTAACAGCTAATCCAGAAATAAATGCT GAGCACACATATTGTACACTTATTGCTGAAAACTTTGCAACGGCATTGCCTCAAATTTTGGTAGTACAAGGATTTAGCTTACTTTTGGTACTTATTGCTATTTCTttttaa
- the LOC121230589 gene encoding uncharacterized protein isoform X1 → MTLLPLYNSCYTDIGLLFKSLVGRINGSLNLARAIGDAEFKQNKTLPAEKQIVTANPEINAEHTYCTLIAENFATALPQILVVQGFSLLLVLIAISF, encoded by the exons ATGACGCTGCTACCGCTATATAACAGCTGCTATACCGATATCGGATTGCTATTTAAATCCCTGGTGGGACGTATCAATGGAAGTTTAAACTTGGCCAGGGCTATTG GTGATGCGGAGTTCAAACAGAATAAAACTCTGCCAGCTGAAAAGCAGATTGTAACAGCTAATCCAGAAATAAATGCT GAGCACACATATTGTACACTTATTGCTGAAAACTTTGCAACGGCATTGCCTCAAATTTTGGTAGTACAAGGATTTAGCTTACTTTTGGTACTTATTGCTATTTCTttttaa
- the LOC121230589 gene encoding probable protein phosphatase 2C 11 isoform X6, giving the protein MLWRLEMALWGKNADSRHASKNQDKISGDAEFKQNKTLPAEKQIVTANPEINAVELCDDDEFLVLALRWDLESYFIGTGIHLSVLL; this is encoded by the exons ATGTTGTGGAGACTGGAGATGGCTCTTTGGGGTAAG AATGCAGATTCAAGACATGCAAGCAAGAATCAAGACAAAATTTCAG GTGATGCGGAGTTCAAACAGAATAAAACTCTGCCAGCTGAAAAGCAGATTGTAACAGCTAATCCAGAAATAAATGCT GTTGAGCTTTGCGATGATGATGAGTTTCTTGTTTTAGCTTTGCGATGGGATTTGGAAAGTTACTTTATAGGAACTGGCATCCATTTATCCGTATTGCTCTGA
- the LOC121230589 gene encoding uncharacterized protein isoform X2, which produces MTLLPLYNSCYTDIGLLFKSLVGRINGSLNLARAIGDAEFKQNKTLPAEKQIVTANPEINAEHTYCTLIAENFATALPQILVVQGFSLLLESIGE; this is translated from the exons ATGACGCTGCTACCGCTATATAACAGCTGCTATACCGATATCGGATTGCTATTTAAATCCCTGGTGGGACGTATCAATGGAAGTTTAAACTTGGCCAGGGCTATTG GTGATGCGGAGTTCAAACAGAATAAAACTCTGCCAGCTGAAAAGCAGATTGTAACAGCTAATCCAGAAATAAATGCT GAGCACACATATTGTACACTTATTGCTGAAAACTTTGCAACGGCATTGCCTCAAATTTTGGTAGTACAAGGATTTAGCTTACTTTTG gagagcataggagagtaa
- the LOC121230589 gene encoding uncharacterized protein isoform X5 has translation MTLLPLYNSCYTDIGLLFKSLVGRINGSLNLARAIGDAEFKQNKTLPAEKQIVTANPEINAEHTYCTLIAENFATALPQILESIGE, from the exons ATGACGCTGCTACCGCTATATAACAGCTGCTATACCGATATCGGATTGCTATTTAAATCCCTGGTGGGACGTATCAATGGAAGTTTAAACTTGGCCAGGGCTATTG GTGATGCGGAGTTCAAACAGAATAAAACTCTGCCAGCTGAAAAGCAGATTGTAACAGCTAATCCAGAAATAAATGCT GAGCACACATATTGTACACTTATTGCTGAAAACTTTGCAACGGCATTGCCTCAAATTTTG gagagcataggagagtaa
- the LOC121230589 gene encoding probable protein phosphatase 2C 11 isoform X3, whose protein sequence is MTLLPLYNSCYTDIGLLFKSLVGRINGSLNLARAIGDAEFKQNKTLPAEKQIVTANPEINAVELCDDDEFLVLALRWDLESYFIGTGIHLSVLL, encoded by the exons ATGACGCTGCTACCGCTATATAACAGCTGCTATACCGATATCGGATTGCTATTTAAATCCCTGGTGGGACGTATCAATGGAAGTTTAAACTTGGCCAGGGCTATTG GTGATGCGGAGTTCAAACAGAATAAAACTCTGCCAGCTGAAAAGCAGATTGTAACAGCTAATCCAGAAATAAATGCT GTTGAGCTTTGCGATGATGATGAGTTTCTTGTTTTAGCTTTGCGATGGGATTTGGAAAGTTACTTTATAGGAACTGGCATCCATTTATCCGTATTGCTCTGA